AGGTGATGCCCTCAAAATCCATACTCAGCGGCGTGCTGGCGTAGTGCAGCGCACGGGCTTTCATCGAGACCGGCTGATCATCGGGCAGCGCAGGCCGGGCAAAGCCCGCTTTAGGAAGCAGCTTTACCGTCTCTTGCCCGGGTTCCGGCGCAAGCCGGTAGATGCGCTCTGACGACTTGTCGGCTACGGTCAGCAACTCCCCCTGGCAAAAGCTCAGCCCGGATAGATCCAGCCCTTCACTGCCGTCCACCCACCAGGCATACAGCAGTTGTGCAGGCAACACCGGAACCGGGGGCTCCGCGCGCAGCGCAGTGGTCCCGCCAAGACCTATTAGGCCCAGCAGCCCGACAAGACAGGCTCGCAGCCTCCATGCAAACGGAAAACGCTTCGTCAAAAAATCCACCACGGCTCCCTGCCTACCTGCACTGACATCAACTCAATCGCGGAAATTATTGAACTGCAAGGGCTGTTCCAGCTCTTTGCCGCGCAACAGGGCAATCACTTGCTGCAGGTCATCCCGCTTCTTGCCGGTTACCCGCACCTGATCCCCCTGAATGGAGGCCTGCACCTTGAGCTTTTCCTCCTTGATGATCTTGACGATTTTCTTTGCCAGTTCCTTGTCGAGACCATTTTTCAGGGTGACGCCAACTTTTACTTGCTTGCCCGACTGCTCCTCATCCCCCACATCCATCGCCAGAGGGTCAATATCGCACTTGATCAGGGCGGCGCGCAGCATGTCCACCATTTGCTGTACCTGCATGTCCGACTCTGCGCGGAGCGTCAGGGTGAATTCGGACATTTCGACCTCGGCGTCCACGCCCTTGAAATCAAACCGATTGGTGATGGTGCGGTTCACCTGATCCACAGCATTTGTCAGCTGGTGCTTGTCGACTTCAGAAACGATATCGAATGAAGGCATTGTCGGGCTCCGTGTTTATTTGACAGAATTTTGCTGGCCAACAGGCGGCCGTTCGCTTACCCGCTTACCGGCGGGCTTGATAAAAATTTATTTCCAGCGCTGCGGCAGGACTTCAATATTCTGGCGGTCGTCGGCAATCCACAGATGACCGTCCTGGATGGTGACACTGAATTCCATATTGCGCTGCGCAAGCGCCGCTAGTGCCGCGCACACATCGGCGGGCAGAAAGTACACCTGCAGGTTATCAAAGCGGGCACAGGCAGATTGCATTTTCTCCCACCACACCGGCGCGGTGCGCTGCCCGTACGCGTACACAATAACTTTCTGTGCCCGCCCGCAGGCCTTGCGAACCCGGTCCTCTGCCGGCACGCCTACTTCAATCCAGGTCTCAATCTCGCCACTCAGGCTGTGCTGCCAGAGATCGGCCTCATCCTCGCTGGACAAACCCCGGGTGAATTCCAGCTGCTCACTGGCATTGTGCGCAAACGCCAGCAGCCGAATCATCATTCGCTCATCGGTTTCGGACGGGTGGCGCGCCAGTGTAAGCAGATGTTCACCGTAATAATCCCGATCCATGTCAGCGATCTGGAGCCTCGCCTTGAATATGGTCGCTTTTAATGCCATTACTACACTCTGATTTCTGCCGGCAGCACAGACTTGCCGGATATGGATGGATTGGGGACTATTATTGTCTTGTTCGGAATCAACATGGATGAATGGAATGAATTCTGCACTCACCGGCAAACCAAAGTTTACACAACGCCGCCTCTGGCAATCACTCCTGCTTTCAGTACTGATGTTGGGCTTGAGTGGCTGCGGGATCAACAATATCCCCACCTACGATGAGAATGTGAAGGCCACCTGGGCCCAGGTGCAAAACCAGTATCAGCGCCGCGCCGACCTGATTCCCAACCTGGTGAAAACCGTCAAGGCTTATGCGGCACACGAGCGGGAAACCCTGGAGGCCGTAACCGAGGCCCGCGCCAAGGTGAACTCCATGCAGGTGGACTCCGGAATTATCAATGACCCGGCCAAACTGCAGCAATTTGAGGCGGCCCAGGCCCAGCTGAGCAGCGCCCTGTCCCGCCTGATGGTGGTAGTGGAACGCTACCCGGACCTCAAGGCCAACCAGAACTTCCTCGCACTGCAATCTCAGCTGGAAGGCACCGAAAACCGCATCAGCGTGGCGCGCCGGGATTATATCGCCGCGGTGGAACGCTACAACCGGGAAATCCGCACTTTCCCCGGTCGCATCTGGCACAGCATCCTGTACAGCGACATGCCCCTGCGCGACACCTTCGAGGCAACCAGCGAAGATGCCGAGAAGGCGCCTGAAGTCGACTTCCAGTAATCAGCGGGGTCACCCATGACGATCCGACGGATCGCCCTATTCCTGTGCTTATGCCCGGCCCTGCTATGGGCCGGGCTCACGCAGGCTGACATCTCATTTCCGCCGCTCAGTGGCCGCGTGGTGGACAATGCCAACCTGCTGAGCCAGAGCACCCGCTACCAGCTTACCGAGCTGCTCCAGCAGCAGGAAAAGGAAACCTCCAACCAGATCGTGGTCGCCACGCTGCCGGACCTGCAGGGCCTGACCATCGAGGAATACGGTTACCAGCTGGGGCGACATTGGAAAATCGGCCAGAAAGGCAAGGACAACGGCGTACTGCTGATCGTAGCGCCCAGTGAGCGCGAGGTGCGCATCGAGGTGGGTTACGGGCTGGAGGGAGCGCTGACCGATGCGCTGTCTTCCAATATCATCCACACCAAGATTCTGCCCCAGTTCCAGAGCGGCAATTTCGATGCGGGTGTCACCGCGGGTGTCGAGTCGATTATCGCCGCCATCAGGAACGAATATGTACCGGAGCCCACCGAGTCCGACAGCGATCGCCAGGTGGCGCTGCTGGTGGGTATCTTCCTGCTGTTTATCATGCTGCAAATATTTGGCAGCTCGGTACTCGGCGCGCCCAACGGCAGCAGCAGTTATCGCCGCGGACGCTACGGCGGCTACTATGGCGGTGGCGGTTTTGGTGGTGGCTATGGCGGCGGAGGCTTCGGTGGCGGCGGCTTTGGCGGGGGCGGGGGCGGCTTTGGCGGCGGTGGCGCCTCCGGTGGCTGGTAGCGCTCCAGGCAGTGCCGACGGAATCAACGAGATAAAACCATGCTGAATGCACAGGAAAAACGCAAACTCGCCGACACGATCAAAGAGGTGGAATCCCGCACCGATGCCGAAGTTGTTACGGTGCTGGCGGGCCAATCCGACAACTACCTGTATATCTCGACCCTTTGGGCGGCCTTCCTGGCGCTACTTATTGCGCCACTGATGCAGTTTCTCCCCTGGTGGATCGAGTACCAGCAGGCGTTTACCCTGCAGTGGATCCTGTTTATCGTGCTGGCGGTGCTGTTCCGCTGGCGTCCACTGACCATGAAACTGGTGCCCAAGTCGGTGCGCTTCTGGCGCGCCTCCAACCTGGCGCGACGCCAGTTTCTGGAGCACGAGCTGCACAGCACCAAGGACCGGCTTGGCCTGCTCATTTTTGTGTCCCAGGCGGAACACTACGTGGAGATTCTGGCGGACCGGGGATTGGCGGAACAGATTACCAACGAGCGCTGGCAGGAGATCGTGGAAAACTTTATCCACGAGGTCAAAAAGGGCAAGACCGGCGAGGCCTTTGTGCACTGCGTAGAAAAATGTGGCGAGCTGCTGGAAGAGGCGGCGCCCGCCACCACCATCAAGAACGAACTTCCCAATCACCTGGTGCTTCTATAATTTGCGCAAGCCCGCAAATTGTCGATCGGTGATCCCATGATTTTGCACAAATACGTCCTTCCCGTGGCGGCAGCAATATTGCTTGCCGCGGCGGCAACTGTCGCCCACTGGAGCGCCAAATCACCGTCCGCAGAGGCGGCACCCTTCGCGGGTCTTTCCGGCAGCACCGAGGCCGCGACCGACCTGGGCGCGCGCGTGCATCAGCTGGAAAACACCCTGAACCAAACCCTGAAAATTCAGGGCCAGCTACTTGAGCTGGTGAACGAACTGAGCAACCGGCTGGACCCGGGTTCCGACAATCTGGAAACCCGGCATGCCTCCGCCAGCGTTGGCGAAAGCGCCCCCACCAATAACGCCCGCCCTGCCCGCAGTCGCCACCAGAGCCGTTTTGAGCGCCAGCGGGAGACCCAGATGCGCCAGCTCACCGACGCCGGCTTCAGTGCCGAACGGGCCGCGTTTATTGTCGATAAACAGGCGCGGATCCAGTATGAGCAGATGCAGTTCAGCTACGAATACCACCACCTGCAAGACAAACGCTCCGAACGTGCCAGAGAGCTGCAAACCAAACTGCAGACCTACAGTAATCCCCGCCGCGTCTTCGAGCAGGAACTGAGCAACGCGGAGTTTGAACAATACCTGGAGGCCTTTGGCGGCCGCACCACTATGGAAATTGGTGACATGCTGGAGAGCGCTCCTGCCTATGAGGCGGGGCTGCGCCCCGGGGACAAGATCATCCGTTACAACAACCAGCGAGTGTTTCACATGGGTGACCTGCGCACCCAGGTGTATCAGGCCGAGCCCGGCTCGTCGGTGGCGGTGGAAATTCAGCGCAAGGGAAGTTCTGCCCCGGAGACGATTTACCTGCCGGCAGGCCCGCTGGGTATCCGCGGGTAGCTCCCGGCCACCCACAAAAAAGGGCGATAACTGACACAGTTATCGCCCTTTTTATTGCGCGGCAATTCTGCCGACGAGCCCTTAGCCGACAGTACTTACTCGGCAGTACTTACTCGGTAGTACTTACTCGGCAGTCGCTTCCGGTCGCATATGCGGGAACAGCAGCACATCGCGGATAGACGGTGAGTTGGTCAGCAACATCACCAGACGGTCGATTCCAATCCCTTCGCCGGCGGTCGGCGGCAGACCATATTCCAGCGCGCGGATGTAGTCGGCGTCGTAGTGCATGGCTTCGTCATCACCGGCATCTTTCTCGGCCACCTGTGCCTTGAAGCGCTCGGCCTGGTCTTCCGCGTCATTCAGCTCGGAGAAGCCATTGGCGATCTCGCGGCCGCCGACGAAGAATTCGAAGCGGTCGGTGACGAACGGGTTGTCGTCGTTGCGACGCGCCAGCGGCGACACTTCGGTCGGGTATTCGGTAATAAACGTCGGCTGATCGAGGCGATGCTCAACGGTTTTCTCGAAGATTTCGATCTGGATTTTGCCCAGTCCCCAGATTTTCTTGAGCGGAATTTCGAGGTTTTGCGCAACCTTCTTCGCGCTCTCGATATTGTCGATATCGGCGGCTTTCAGTTCCGGGTTGTACTTCAGGATGGAGTCGAACACGCTGATGCGATCGAACGGCTTGGCGAAATCGTAGCTGCTTTCCTGATACTGCACGGTGGTGCTGCCCAGCACGTCGGTGCAGATGCCGCGGATCATGTTTTCGGTGAGATCCATAAGGTCGTTGTAGTCCGCGTACGCCTGGTAGAACTCGAGCATGGTGAACTCGGGGTTGTGGCGGGTGGACAGACCTTCGTTACGGAAGTTGCGGTTGATTTCATACACGCGCTCGAAGCCGCCGACTACGAGGCGCTTGAGGTAGAGTTCCGGCGCGATACGCAGGTACATGTCGATGTCGAGCGCGTTGTGGTGGGTGACAAACGGGCGTGCGGTGGCGCCGCCGGGAATGACCTGCAGCATGGGAGTTTCCACTTCCATGAAGTGGTTTTTGTTCAGGAAGCTGCGAATGTAGCTGATGACTTCGGAGCGAATGCGAAATACGTCGCGGGATTCCGGTGTGGCGATCAGGTCGACGTAGCGCTGGCGGTAGCGCATTTCCTGATCGGCGATGCCGTGGAATTTTTCCGGCAGTGGGCGCAGGGCTTTGGTGAGCAGGCTGTACTCTTCGCAGTTAACGTAGAGGTCACCTTTGCCGGATTTGTGCAGGGTGCCTTTCACGCCGACGATGTCGCCGATGTCCCAGGTACCCCAGCGCTCTTTGATATCTTTCTGTGCGGTTTTGTCTGCGTACAGCTGGATGCGGTCGGAGACGTCCTGGATGACCATGAAGGGGCCGCGCTTGGCGAGGATACGGCCGGCGACGCAGGCGGTGTTGCCTTCGTTCTCCAGCTCTTCCTTGCTCTTTTCACCAAACTCTTTTTGCAGGTCGGCGGCGAGGTTTTCGCGGCGAAAGCTGTTCGGAAAGGCATTGCCCTTCTCGCGCATGGCACTCAGTTTGGCGCGGCGCTCGGCGATCAGTTTGTTTTCGTCTTGCTGAGTTGGTGTGTTGCTCATGATCTATCACATGTCTTTAAGTGTGTTTCGGACTTCGTAGCTCTCGGGAGTTCGTCACCGGAGTCCGTTGCAGCGAAGCGCTAGATAATCGGTTTCGAAACCGGGCTAGGCGCCCCCCTGTGAATACATCCCTGTACGCTGCGTCGGCAACATCCCTGTTGCCGACGCTTTCGAAAAGGGATACCCGGCACTCCGCCTTCGCTTTGAAGTTTTTTACTTCGAAAGCCAGTGGAGCCCGGTAACTTGGGTTACAGACCGGCCTTCAGGCTTGCCTCAATAAACTGGTCCAGGTCGCCATCCAGCACTGCCTGGCAGTTGCTGGTCTGAACGCTGGTGCGCAGGTCTTTGATGCGCTGGTCATCCAGTACATAGGAGCGGATCTGGCTGCCCCAGCCGATGTCGGATTTGCTCTCTTCCATCGCCTGTTTTTCGGCGTTGCGCTTTTGCATTTCCTGTTCGTAGAGTTTGGCCCGCAGCATTTTCCACGCTTTGTCGCGGTTCTGGTGCTGGGAGCGTTCACTCTGACAGGCAACGACGATGCCGGATTCGATATGGGTCAAACGCACGGCGGAGTCGGTTTTGTTGACGTGCTGACCACCGGCACCGGAGGCGCGGTAGGTGTCTTCACGCACCTGGGATTTGTCCACTTCAATTTCGATGTTGTCGTCGATCTCCGGGGAGACGAAGACGGAGGTGAACGAGGTGTGGCGACGGTTGCCGGAGTCGAACGGGCTTTTGCGTACCAGGCGGTGTACGCCGGTTTCGGTGCGCAGCCAGCCGAAGGCGTATTCGCCCTGGAAGTGGATGGTGGCACTCTTGATACCCGCAACTTCACCGGCGGAGGCTTCTTCCAGGGTGGTTTTGAAGCCGTGGGCTTCGCCCCAGCGCAGGTACATGCGCAGCAGCATTTCAGCCCAGTCCTGTGCTTCGGTGCCGCCAGAGCCGGCCTGGATGTCCAGGTAGGCGTTATTGGGGTCGGTTTCACCGGAGAACATGCGGCGGAATTCGAGGGTTTCCAGCTGCTGCTGGAGGCTTTCGAGTTCGCTGGCCACTTCGGCGACGGAATCTTCGTCATCTTCTTCAACGGCCATGTCGAGCAGCTCGCGGCTGTCGCTGATGCCACTGTCGAGGTCGTCGATGGTTTTGACTACGGCTTCCAGAGCGGAGCGTTCGCGGCCCAGGTCCTGGGCGCGGTCGGGGTCGTCCCAGACGCTGGGCTCGGCCAGTTCCAGTTCAACTTCGGTCAGGCGTTCTTTTTTGCCAGCGTAGTCAAAGATACCCCCTGAGAACGTCAGTGCGTTCTGCGAGGTCTTTGAGCTGGTTAAGAAGCGGATTGATTTCCATAGCGAGGTCGGCTTCTGTCGGTTAAATCGGGCGCGCATTCTACCTCAGGCAGCCCGCAGAAATAAGGGGCACGCGCGCTGACAGTGGCGTCTTGAGGTGTCCCACGGACTGACGCTAGAATGGCCTGACCAATAATCAGACCAAGCAGACCAATTATCAGGCGGCACAACGATGGTAGCGACAGGCATGGTTACTCCCCTCACAAACCCACTCCCCGCCATCCGGGGAAAGGTGCGCGTTCCGTTGCGCGTGGCTGCGCAACTGTCGGCACTCCTGATTCCCCTGCTTGCTGGTGCAGCGACGCCTGAAGAAAGGGGCTATGACGCCATTGTCAGCACTTCTCCGGAGCACGCACACGCAAATGCCTACTCCAGTATCGCGCAGGCGCTGGCAGCCGCTCCAGCTCGGCCAAACGCGCCGTTTACTATTTATTTACCAGAAGGCCGCTATCTGGAAAAAGTCCACATCGACAAACCCAATATTCACCTGATTGGCGCGGGCCAAGGCAAGACAATCCTCCGTTACGGGGATTTCGCGGGCATGCCCGCCCCGGGCAGCGCCCCCGGCTCCAATGCAACGCTGGGCACCTTTGCTACGGCAACGCTCACTGTTGCTGCAGAGGATTTCCGTGCACAAAACCTGACCATTGAAAACAGCTTTGACTTTCTCGCCACCGATGCACTGCCCAGCGGTCACCCGGACAAGATCCGCGGCACCCAGGCGGTTGCGCTTGAGATCAGTACCGGTAGCGACCGGTCGGCGTTTCGCAATGTGCGCCTCGCAGGGTACCAGGACACCCTGTTTGTACAGGGCGGACGCAGTTACTTCCTGAATAGTGTGATTGAGGGCAATGTAGACTTTATTTTTGGCGCGGGACAGGCGCTGTTTGAAGACAGTGACATTGTCACCCGCCCGCGCGGCACAGAGCGTGCCGATGTAGGGTATGTAACGGCTCCGAGCACCAATATCCGGGAGGAATTTGGGCTGGTTTTTTTGAATTGCCGGCTATTGAAATCCCAGGGCGTGCCGGCAAACTCGACCCCGCTGGGACGCCCCTGGCACCCGACAACCGATTTTCCGGACGGTCGTTATGCAGACCCGGATGCCATTGGGGCTGCGGTTTTCATCAACACCTATATGGATGATCACATCACCGTTGACGGCTGGGCTTCCATGCGCGGGACCAGCCGCGATGGCACCAAGTCGACGGTATTTCCCCCGCAGAGTGCACGTTTTTTCGAGTACCAGAGCCACGGCCCCGGCGCCGCCATTAACCCTCAGCGACGCCAGCTCGATGATGATGAAGCGAGGGAATACACCCGCGACCGGATTCTGGCGGGCTGGACCCCCGCCTTCTGAAACAACGATCAGCCGCAAGGCTTGTCCAGCTTAGCGGTCGCTAGGCGCGCGCGGCGCTATCTGGGGGCAATCCACAAACTGGTACTGGCCCGGCTTGGCCGGGTCAAACCCGAGTTCCAAAGCGGCATCGAGGAAGCTCGCGGGAATCCGGTGCATCAGCAGGTCGCCGGTCGCCCCCCCGCAAACACTGGGGTACATGCGATCCGTGCGCACACCACAACGGGACTCCTGTACCTTGATACCATTCTGCGCCAGCTCGGCACCACTGGACTCCAGGCTGCGGCCTCCCCCCTCACACTGACGGTTGCCCCGCGGCTGCATCACCCAAAGGCTCTGCCCGCCCTGCTGTGCGGCAGGTGCCGCATCCGTCCCGCTCGCTTGCTCGTCGGACATTTCCGGGGATGCCTCCGTTGCCGGTTGATTCGGTGCCTTTTCCGTCGACGGCGTATCGGCGGTATTTTTTTGCGAAGAATCGCAGCCGCCCATCGACAGGACTAGAACCACTGCAAACATCGCTCGTAACCAGGCATGACTCATACACTCTCTCCCTTGTTGCCGTTATCACCCGATCTGAGCGGGCAGACCGGGTTCCCTCTGATCAGCTTAGCGCGAGCCACCCTCCCACGCCCAGCATGAGGGTACCGGCGACCCGGTTCATCAGGCGCACATTCTCACCCTTGGTCAGTAACCGGCTCAAGGTGCGACCACCGCTGGCATAGATCAGCATGCAGATAAACTCCAGCGTCAGGATAATACACAGCAGCACGGCCATCTGCGCAAGCAGCGGTTTGCTCTGATTGATGAACGGCGGCAGCAAGGCGATGAAAAACGCCCAACCTTTCGGATTGGCGACTGCCGTGACAAATCCCTGGGCCATCAGGGACAGTGCAGGAATGGCGGGCTGCTCGCCTGCCGTGGGCTCCACCAACACCATCCGCCCGCGCGCGCGCCACATCTGCACCCCCAGATACGCAAGGTACAAAGCACCGCAATACTTGAACACCTGAAACGCCGTGGGATGCTGCAGCATAAAGGCGGCAATACCCACCACCGCTGCGATGGCGACCAGCGCCACACCGCACAGCTCACCCCACATCATCCACAGGGTGCGGCGCACACCAAACGCCATACCCATGGTGAGCGCCAGGGTCATACACATACCCGGCGTAATCGACACAAAGAAAAACGTCGGCACAAACAGTGCCAGCAGCGACCAATCCAGCATTCAATCCAACTCCATCACGGGTGCACCAACGCCTACACCCACGATCAATGGTGGGTTCCCTGGTGATTACCAAAATGGCTGACGAGCATGCCCGCGAGCATCAGGCCACAACCGATCAACTCCGTGCCACTCAGTATCTCGTTCAGGAACATCCAGCCCGCAGCCACCGCAAAGACAGATTCCAGGCTCATGATCACTGTCGCATGGGAAGGTGCGGCATTGCGCTGCCCCAATAGCTGGAACGTAAAAGCGATAGCCGTGGAGAACACCATCATGTACGCAATCGGCCAGGCCGCGTCCCACGCCGCCTGCAACGTGGGCTGTTCCACCAGCAATGAAGCCACCGCGGACAGCACCCCGCACACCAGAAACTGGATTGCCGCCAGACGCAGAGCATCGTAGCGATGTACCAGATAGTCCGCAGACAGCACCTGTATGGCAAACACAAAGGCACTGGCGAACACCATCAGGTCGCCGATCAACTGCGCCTCTTCGGAAAAGTCTGCCAGCCAGTAAAGCCCCGCCAGAGCCAGGGCGACCCCAGCCCAGGTCCAGCGGTTGGTTTTGTGCCCCAGAGACAGGCCGATCACCGGCACCAGCAACAGATAAAAACCGGTAATAAACCCGGCC
This Microbulbifer sp. Q7 DNA region includes the following protein-coding sequences:
- a CDS encoding YajQ family cyclic di-GMP-binding protein; translated protein: MPSFDIVSEVDKHQLTNAVDQVNRTITNRFDFKGVDAEVEMSEFTLTLRAESDMQVQQMVDMLRAALIKCDIDPLAMDVGDEEQSGKQVKVGVTLKNGLDKELAKKIVKIIKEEKLKVQASIQGDQVRVTGKKRDDLQQVIALLRGKELEQPLQFNNFRD
- a CDS encoding YaeQ family protein, translating into MALKATIFKARLQIADMDRDYYGEHLLTLARHPSETDERMMIRLLAFAHNASEQLEFTRGLSSEDEADLWQHSLSGEIETWIEVGVPAEDRVRKACGRAQKVIVYAYGQRTAPVWWEKMQSACARFDNLQVYFLPADVCAALAALAQRNMEFSVTIQDGHLWIADDRQNIEVLPQRWK
- a CDS encoding LemA family protein; its protein translation is MNSALTGKPKFTQRRLWQSLLLSVLMLGLSGCGINNIPTYDENVKATWAQVQNQYQRRADLIPNLVKTVKAYAAHERETLEAVTEARAKVNSMQVDSGIINDPAKLQQFEAAQAQLSSALSRLMVVVERYPDLKANQNFLALQSQLEGTENRISVARRDYIAAVERYNREIRTFPGRIWHSILYSDMPLRDTFEATSEDAEKAPEVDFQ
- a CDS encoding YgcG family protein, whose amino-acid sequence is MTIRRIALFLCLCPALLWAGLTQADISFPPLSGRVVDNANLLSQSTRYQLTELLQQQEKETSNQIVVATLPDLQGLTIEEYGYQLGRHWKIGQKGKDNGVLLIVAPSEREVRIEVGYGLEGALTDALSSNIIHTKILPQFQSGNFDAGVTAGVESIIAAIRNEYVPEPTESDSDRQVALLVGIFLLFIMLQIFGSSVLGAPNGSSSYRRGRYGGYYGGGGFGGGYGGGGFGGGGFGGGGGGFGGGGASGGW
- a CDS encoding TPM domain-containing protein, which codes for MLNAQEKRKLADTIKEVESRTDAEVVTVLAGQSDNYLYISTLWAAFLALLIAPLMQFLPWWIEYQQAFTLQWILFIVLAVLFRWRPLTMKLVPKSVRFWRASNLARRQFLEHELHSTKDRLGLLIFVSQAEHYVEILADRGLAEQITNERWQEIVENFIHEVKKGKTGEAFVHCVEKCGELLEEAAPATTIKNELPNHLVLL
- a CDS encoding PDZ domain-containing protein; protein product: MILHKYVLPVAAAILLAAAATVAHWSAKSPSAEAAPFAGLSGSTEAATDLGARVHQLENTLNQTLKIQGQLLELVNELSNRLDPGSDNLETRHASASVGESAPTNNARPARSRHQSRFERQRETQMRQLTDAGFSAERAAFIVDKQARIQYEQMQFSYEYHHLQDKRSERARELQTKLQTYSNPRRVFEQELSNAEFEQYLEAFGGRTTMEIGDMLESAPAYEAGLRPGDKIIRYNNQRVFHMGDLRTQVYQAEPGSSVAVEIQRKGSSAPETIYLPAGPLGIRG
- the lysS gene encoding lysine--tRNA ligase, with translation MSNTPTQQDENKLIAERRAKLSAMREKGNAFPNSFRRENLAADLQKEFGEKSKEELENEGNTACVAGRILAKRGPFMVIQDVSDRIQLYADKTAQKDIKERWGTWDIGDIVGVKGTLHKSGKGDLYVNCEEYSLLTKALRPLPEKFHGIADQEMRYRQRYVDLIATPESRDVFRIRSEVISYIRSFLNKNHFMEVETPMLQVIPGGATARPFVTHHNALDIDMYLRIAPELYLKRLVVGGFERVYEINRNFRNEGLSTRHNPEFTMLEFYQAYADYNDLMDLTENMIRGICTDVLGSTTVQYQESSYDFAKPFDRISVFDSILKYNPELKAADIDNIESAKKVAQNLEIPLKKIWGLGKIQIEIFEKTVEHRLDQPTFITEYPTEVSPLARRNDDNPFVTDRFEFFVGGREIANGFSELNDAEDQAERFKAQVAEKDAGDDEAMHYDADYIRALEYGLPPTAGEGIGIDRLVMLLTNSPSIRDVLLFPHMRPEATAE
- the prfB gene encoding peptide chain release factor 2 (programmed frameshift), which codes for MEINPLLNQLKDLAERTDVLRGYLDYAGKKERLTEVELELAEPSVWDDPDRAQDLGRERSALEAVVKTIDDLDSGISDSRELLDMAVEEDDEDSVAEVASELESLQQQLETLEFRRMFSGETDPNNAYLDIQAGSGGTEAQDWAEMLLRMYLRWGEAHGFKTTLEEASAGEVAGIKSATIHFQGEYAFGWLRTETGVHRLVRKSPFDSGNRRHTSFTSVFVSPEIDDNIEIEVDKSQVREDTYRASGAGGQHVNKTDSAVRLTHIESGIVVACQSERSQHQNRDKAWKMLRAKLYEQEMQKRNAEKQAMEESKSDIGWGSQIRSYVLDDQRIKDLRTSVQTSNCQAVLDGDLDQFIEASLKAGL
- a CDS encoding pectinesterase family protein yields the protein MRVPLRVAAQLSALLIPLLAGAATPEERGYDAIVSTSPEHAHANAYSSIAQALAAAPARPNAPFTIYLPEGRYLEKVHIDKPNIHLIGAGQGKTILRYGDFAGMPAPGSAPGSNATLGTFATATLTVAAEDFRAQNLTIENSFDFLATDALPSGHPDKIRGTQAVALEISTGSDRSAFRNVRLAGYQDTLFVQGGRSYFLNSVIEGNVDFIFGAGQALFEDSDIVTRPRGTERADVGYVTAPSTNIREEFGLVFLNCRLLKSQGVPANSTPLGRPWHPTTDFPDGRYADPDAIGAAVFINTYMDDHITVDGWASMRGTSRDGTKSTVFPPQSARFFEYQSHGPGAAINPQRRQLDDDEAREYTRDRILAGWTPAF
- a CDS encoding LysE family translocator, translating into MLDWSLLALFVPTFFFVSITPGMCMTLALTMGMAFGVRRTLWMMWGELCGVALVAIAAVVGIAAFMLQHPTAFQVFKYCGALYLAYLGVQMWRARGRMVLVEPTAGEQPAIPALSLMAQGFVTAVANPKGWAFFIALLPPFINQSKPLLAQMAVLLCIILTLEFICMLIYASGGRTLSRLLTKGENVRLMNRVAGTLMLGVGGWLALS
- a CDS encoding DMT family transporter — protein: MNQKQARAELLLLLAALFWGLAFVPQKIAMAHIEPLAFNAWRFFLGGLLLIPIVYWLSSRRDVQPGEQDGAPVHHRWRKCLPGGAVLGFWLFLGAALQQVSLLYTTAGRAGFITGFYLLLVPVIGLSLGHKTNRWTWAGVALALAGLYWLADFSEEAQLIGDLMVFASAFVFAIQVLSADYLVHRYDALRLAAIQFLVCGVLSAVASLLVEQPTLQAAWDAAWPIAYMMVFSTAIAFTFQLLGQRNAAPSHATVIMSLESVFAVAAGWMFLNEILSGTELIGCGLMLAGMLVSHFGNHQGTHH